Part of the Hevea brasiliensis isolate MT/VB/25A 57/8 chromosome 16, ASM3005281v1, whole genome shotgun sequence genome is shown below.
ctcctccagttgcacTACCACCTGTAGCCCCACCTCCAGTTGCACCACCACCCGtggcacctcctccagtcgccCCACCACCTGTAGCCTCGCCTCCGGTTGCACCACCACCCGtggcacctcctccagtcgctccaCCACCTGTAGCCCCTCCTCCTATTGCACCCCCTCCAGTTGCACCACCACCTGTAGCCCCTCCTCCTATTGCACCACCACCCTtggcacctcctccagttgctccaccaCCTGTAGCTCCGCCTCCAGTTGCACCACCACCCGtggcacctcctccagtcgccCCACCACCTGTAGCCCCTCCTCCGGTTGCACCTCCACCAGTGGCAGCTCCTCCAGTTGCACCACCACCTGTAGTCCCGCCTCCAGTCGCACCACCACCTGtggcacctcctccagtcgccCCACCACCTATAGCACCGCCTCCAGTTGCACCTCCACCAATGGCAGCTCCTCCAGTGGCAGCTCCTCCAGTTGCACTACCACCTGTAGCCCCACCACCTGTTGCACCACCACCTGTGGCACCACCACCTGTGGCACCTCCTCCAATCGCCCCACCACCAATGGCACCTTTGACACCTTCATTGTCCATCATTTCTATTGGGGTACCGTAAGTTGAGAttgtttggattttttttttcacccACTTTGCTCTTGGATGCTAACTAAAGCATTGCCATCCTTATATAGAAGAAGCAAAGGAGCGGGTTTATttcagaaataataataataataataataataataataataataataataataataataataataataatgagatCATTTGATGTTAGAAAAGTAATGACGTCAGCAAGGAGGAATACATATGCCAAAAAGGTTGGCTaactgtgtgtatatatatatatatatatatatatatatatatatatatatatatattactaatTTCTTTAACTAAGAAAACAATTGTGTAGACATTCTTCACTTGCAAATTACTTGGTAAAATTAAAACGTTTTATCGCTATCACTAAATTTTGTTTTCATaacatatacatttataattttaatttgtttcaattcgGTTAAATAACTTTAATATTTCTATCTTATATGCTTCACGAGGACTGAAATATCTCCAATTAATTACTGTTtgcaaattacaaaaataatataatgaagTTGAATGGTAGCCACAATTAATTGCTTTGAACAACACTCActcttttattaatatttttaatgggTAACTACCAACATAAAAGATTAGCGTTTCATGGTCTCAACTGATAAGGAGTTATCTGATTAGATCAGTTTGCATATATAGTTTATCTTAATCATGTGTAACTAACTTGTAGCTTATCTCTTGTACTTGTGATTGTTTCTTGTAtctgtatatattttatttttagtaataCAATTATTCACGTTGAATTTTATAACTAGTATCAGAGTTAAGGTCAATGGTTCAAATTGCTTGACAGGTGCTAGGAGTTGTTGTCATTAACCAGTGATAGCTCAGTGGGCCAATATTTTGTCCTAACCCCTTTGACTCATTTCACTTAAGTTGCTATGTTATAAGAGGTTAAAGTTATACCTCTGCTAACTGTTGGTAAATAATCGATCAAATTACATATTAGTGTATTTCAAGcttaaaaaaattctaaaatgcaaatatattttttatggtatgaattttacaaattataaatgaaataacTCTATAGCAAAAATACCCTCTTTTGATATTCATCAATGAATACATAAATTTAACATTTAATAAATGAAATTTGGCAATATTCCATCTTAAAATTTGTTTGATTCTATCCATTTTTAAtatcaatttcaaaaaaaaaaaattgcgaaATTTTGTCCTACTTAACTTTTGTTTGCCCTTATTCAATTACTTCCGAATCGCGCCATATTATTATTCTGTTTGCTTTCACTGATTATTTTTGGCCGTTTTAATGTATTCATGTAAACATGCCACGTAAAttagtattaattaattagtcctaaaatattaattaatagtgTTCCACGTAATGCCACGTAAATGGCGAGACCTAAATTTCTGTGTGaatacatttatcaactttcaaatttgtgatttcattttcttaaaaaataaaaataatatttattcttttatttattaatcAGTTGTGTTCACATTCACCGAATTCTCTCCACCGTTGTTGTGGGATTCTTTGACTGTGCAAGAACATTTGATAAGATAGGAGTGTCAACGAGCGGTATATGGTGTTTAGTTTGTTTCTTGTATATTTACAAGATTAAATTAAgggtaaatttatttttattttgaaaaaataatttatataaaaaaatatttttcataaaaattttttgttaagaaaatatttttatatttcattatttagttggaatattaaattaaaaatatgtgTTTATATCAAAAATATATAAACAAGGGCGAAGCTAAAAAGTTTAATAAGtgaatctataaaaaaaaaattatttaatttaaatagaaaattattatataaaataataaattatttaataaaaatgataatgcatataaattttttatatataaaagtccaaatgaaaataattttttaaaatactaaattttagtaataatcttaaatttaaaattattcttgacatatttttattttttaaaagtattATATATTGCTTCATtacaaatactagtaaaaatatttttctaaatataTGTGATCAAAAAaccattaaataataaaaaaaaagctattgatagaaaaaaaaaatgtttgagaggtaaaactaataaaaataaaatttaaaataattaataaaaaaatgtaaatctttatattatttttatatattaaaattaatatatatatatatatatatatatatatatatatatatatatatatatatatatatatatattaataaccaTGTGCATTAGTATAGGATAAATAaggatttgagttttttttttaagtctCTTGTGCTATTTTGAGATTTAATTCATTATAAGGATAAAAGCTTATTAATAATATAACTTgtcaattaatatttatttaaagataattttattattttcattaaaaaattgaAATCCAAAGGATATTTATCTAGTGTATATATAATGTTACATAATAAATAAAGTTAACTTCAAAACTGTataatatatatagatatatagttTCATCACACTTAAAGAGATAAAAatgttttttattaatttttctttacctTTATGTTTAAAGGAATAAatgttaaatatattttaaaaattttacttttattaaaattgctaaaaatttccatataaaaaattattaaaaatttaattttagtatctaattttattaatttgtttctttaaaaatttcaattagaATTTAGGAATATTAATTGtatctaattaatatttaaaattaattttaccaacaattataaaaataaattaaatattaataaaaaagtcTATTTTTACGATATAAAAATTTatctctattttattttatttctatatatcaaaatttttaattactatttattataataattataattttttgaaaatattaattgatttaaaaatataatgcaCATGCTTAAACTCTCGAAATTCAAATTTAGTTTTTCTATGGCTCTTTAACTCTTAAATCTTAAATCAAATTCTGAAGAATTATTGTACTAATAGATGACTAAAAATACTGCAATGAGTATTGATTATGATTTATGGACCTCCTTTGTTAACTTATTCTTGATtatttaaagttaaaaaaaaatataatttataaaaatatatgatTAATGTTTGATAAAAGtataatttacaatttttattAATTGTAATAGTTATATggctatttaatttttttcaccctctatttttaattttttattcaccCTAATTATATATAAAGACTTTTTCCATATCTATATAATATTTCAGTAAATATTTTTTAAGTCACCATATTACATATATCGTTGACAAAAATAtgagagatttttttttaaaagccctttttattattccaaaaattttattttcctttaactAAGTGTAGTATttactttttctttctttcttaagtttaattttaatttagctAATtggaataaaattgaaaaaatagaattctattaattaaaatttagtaatttatttattcatttatttattaattaatagtgtTCTCATTTATTGAATTTCCTCCACCAGATTTGATAGGATAAGAGTCAATAGAAACGCAATAGGGTCATTTCATGTTCTATTAATGATACTATTAGATTGAGGACCTtcaattaatttcataaaaataaataaataaataaatcattgaCTTTTAAAAACTGAGCAATATATGTGTTAATTTTTGATATAATACAAAGACTAAAGATTAAAAGCTAATTTAATTACCCTTtttcttatatatattaaaatcaagACTAAGCATTACAGTATTTCCACCATATTTCACTGAAATCACTCTCTTACTTTTTCTGTTTTATTTTTTTCCCTCTATTAATTAAGGCAATTTATATTCATCAATAAAATATTAAGTACTTTCCgatgtaaataaaaaataaaaacaataaaTACATAAATTTGAAAGTTAATAAATGAAATGTGGAAATATTCCATCTTGAAATCTGTTTGCTTTTTTCAAATTTGACATCATTTTCAGAAACAATTGCCAAATTTTGTCTTACTTTCTTAACTTCTTTTTTCCCTTATCCAATTGCTTCCAATTGCACCATATATTATTTCGTTTGCCACTGATTCTTTTGGCCTTTTAGTGTATTCATGTAAAGATGCCACGTATCATCAATATCaggaaaataatatatatatatatatatatatatatatatatactggcTATGCAaggtaatatataatttttatttttttattaattattatttaaattatttatttattttttaaattagacTCAAATATTACACCAGCCAAAATTGATAAACTCTTACGTActattaattcaattatttacgtactataattatatattataatcatTTAGGAAATATATGAATAATTTATCATTATTTAGAGTTAGAAGGGCAAGGTTAATCAATGAGGGAAATTTGGATTGTAATCGGATAAtaaatacaaataccattattttgaattggaaaataaagttaattgaggagtcaaatttaaatttaggaaattaaattaaaattaaatagatataGTATATTATCACCATTTAGGAATATAagagttttttattttattattgttgaAAAATAAGTAGTGTATAAATACTATATAAATTTCTTTAAACAATATAAAATAACATTAGGAGgtgaaatttgataatttttatatcaatttaTGTATGAAAAGAATTAGATAaggtatttttcttttttcttttttcattaatGGATGAACAAATTAATTAGTTGGCTATAATTAAGTCCAAATTGAacaaaaattatttgaaaattatttaaattaaactaataataatactatttttttatttgaatttgaaATTCATATTAATTAAAGAGTAAGATTTGgtttttaattagaaaattaaagtAAATAACAATTATATATTGCAACcttttaagaaaatatagaaacagTTTACCATTATTTGGAGTTGGAAggtgaaatttggattttaattgggtaattaaattgaaattaaatagatattatatataaattatttttgtgaGTTATTGTTGAAAAGTCCGTATTCTATAAAAGTtatacaaaatttaattacaaaaattgtttaattttttatgtatttttatcaGGTGACAAACAATGATTACAAAAAAGGGGAatacaaaaaggaaaaagaaaacaaGTTAGTTTCCAGTTGAGTGCATTTAAAGAAGGGAACATATTTTAGCAAGCAAAATAGTTGAAGTGTTTTACAGCTTTTTGCTAGATTAACTTGTGAGTTGAGTATTTCGCGTGCTCAGTTTGCTCCATATATACCCAAACTTGGGAATTACCGGCGCTAATATATGtggttattaataattttaatttatatattttttaaattttaatatataaaaataatataatgtctTAATAAATgtacatataattttttttattatttttatctcttaaattttttaataaagattttataATATATGTGTGTGTAATAAGCATAAGTATATAAacacatataattaataaatgttaaatatattataacttaccttataacaatagctacttattatagtattaagagaataattattaaataacttATAAGTTACATATACATTtgaaaaattaataacttaattataacttaaagtaattaaataaatatagagAAATTTTAAGAGAGAAACTCACGTGGTAATATAATAGACAATGCTATGTGGCAATACCAAGAATAGAATAATAGGTAGCAACACCATAAGAATGCATTTATGCTTTATATATGGATATATAGATGTGAAGGACATATCACAAATAGAATGCAATAGCTTTCCTTCTTGTATTACAGATGCATGGTAACATTTTCTTGTGTTGTTTTTTAATATATGAATGTATTAAttgttgttttttatttttattttttttttaaagaatgaGGTCAAGTTTATTATTATTTGGATTTAAAAGGCAAAATTAATTAAGAGTTAAATTTGGattataactaaaaattaaaattaaaattaaatagcaaTTATATATTACAACCATATAGGAAATCATGAATAATTTATCATTTTATGAATTTGGAAGGTCAAAATTTTAAGATGTGAATAATCAATATTCTATAAATactataagaaattaataaatatcaataaatttaattcaattggcTATAATTAAGTTCAAATTGAAGTTAGAAAAAATATAATTGtatcaaataaattatattttttaaaaaattaccacttgataaaaattttattcatttgAAATCCTATATGTAGCATTGCCAAGTAAAACCTTCTACTTCATACAGATAGATATGTGCATAGAATAATTAGCATTAATTAATTAGTCCTGTCTAATCAATGATAGCCTCATTGATCTTCCTGCAGCTTTCAAGTGTATGAAATAGGAAAGTCTTAAGTTTAAATCTCCTCATTTACATTTTTTAAGATTATTCACTTTATGTTAAGAAACAATATAAAAGAAGAAGGCTATCTCTAGCTATATAACCTACCAATTATTGTCTGACCTATTGTTCCtccattaaataataataaaaaaaagtccTCTAATATTAATTAATAGTTTTCCCATTTCTATATTTTTCTTCCTtgttattttgaaaataattgtAAAAAATACATTGCTACAAGAAGACAGTTGCCAGACCAAAAGTTGTCTACGAATATATTTATTTACTTTCAAATTTAGGTACTCATTTTCTTATAgaacaaaaatattatttatttatttacttattaatTAATAGTGTTTACATTTACCAAATTATCCCAACCACTATTATGGGATACATGGAGTGGAGTAACCTTATCTAGTTTTAAAAGAATATTTGATTGGATAAGAGTATTAGTGTAAGATTTCTAGTTAGTTTCTTACATATtcacaataaaaaaaatcatataatattaattaatagtgTAACCTTTCCTTGTCGTTttgaaaataattacaaaaaatacACTACTATAAGAAGAAAGTTGCTAAACTAAAATTTATCTAATAATAAATTGATTTACTATAAATTTAGGTATTCATTGTcttataaaacaaaaaaaaaaatatttattcatttatttattatttaacagTGTtcacatttatcaaattctcccgACCACTGTTAAGGAATACATGAAGTGGAGCAACCTTATCTGGTTTTACAAGAACATTTGTTTGGATAAGAGTGTTTGTATATGATTTCTAGTTAGTTTCTTGTCTATTGATAAAAAAAAGTCCTGTAATATCAATTAATAGTGTTTCAATTTCTGTATTTTTCTTCCttatagttttgaaaatagttaTAAAAAATACACTGCTACAAGAAAACAATTGCTAGATCAAAATTTGTATGAATATATTTCTTTACTTTCAAATTTAGGTATTCATTTTCTCATGAAACAGAAATattatttattcttttatttatCAATTAATAGTATtcacatttatcaaattctctcgACCACTACTATGGAACAAATGAAGTGGAGCAACCTCATCTGACTTTGCAAGAAGATTTGATTGGATAAAAGTGTTCATATATGATTTCTATTTGCTTTCTTGTATATctacaaattaaaaaaatattcatgtaacattaattaataatgtttccatttttatatttttcttcctTATCATATTGAAAATAGTTACAAAAAATACATTGCTACAATAAGACAATTGCTAGACCAAAATTTGTCTATGAATACATTTATTTACTTTCATATTTAGGTATTCATTTTCTTCTAAAACAAAAACATTATTTATTCatttctttattaattaatagtgttcccatttatcaaattctccatGCCACTGTTATGGGATACATGAAATGGAGCAACCTCATTTAGTTTTATAAGAAGATTTGATTAGATAAGAGTTTTGGTATATGATTCTAGTTAGTTTCTTGTAtatttacaataaaaaaatagtcctataatattaattaatagtgctcatatttctcaatttttttgtcTTGTCGTTTTGAAAATAGTTGCAAAAAATACACTATAATAAGAAGACAGTTGCTAGTAAAAAATTTGTATATGAATACATTTATTCACTTTCAAATTTAGGCATTCATTTTCTTACAAAATAAAAACatgatttattcatttatttattaattaatagtgtTCACATTTATCAAATTCTGTCAGCCATTGTTATGAAGCATGTGAAGTTCAGCAACCTCATTAGGTTTTGCAAGAAGATTTGATTGGATAAAAGTGTTACTATATGATTTCTACTTACTTTGTGGTATGTTTACAATAATAACTATTGTCatgtaataataattaatagTGTTTTTTTTTCGTATTTTTCTGCCTTCTCATTTTGAAAGTAGTTACAAAAAATACACTGCTATAAGAAGCCAGTTCCTAAACCCAAAATTGTTTATGAATGTATTTATTTACTTTCATATTTAGGTATTCATTTTCTTATAAAACaaaaatactatttactcatttctttattaattaatagtgttcacatttatcaaattctcccaACCACTGTTATGGGATACATGAAATGGGGAAACCTCATTTGATTTTACAAGAGGATTTGACTAGATAAGAGTGTTGGCATATGATTTTTTGTTAGTTTCTTGtgtatttacaaaaagaaaaaaaaaaaagaaaatggtcttataccaatatttaatagggttcccatttttgttttTTTCTTCCTCGTCGTTTTGAAAATAGTTACAAAAAATACACTGCTACAAGATGATAGTCACTAGGCTAAAATTTGTCTATGAATACATTTATTTACTTTTAAATTTAGGTATTATTTTtctcattaaaaaaattatatattcatttatttattagctAATAATCCTCCCATCTATCAAATTCTCCAAACCATTGTTATGGTATAAATGAAGTTGAGTAACCTCGTTTGGTTTTGCAAGGAGATTTGATTGGATAGGAGTCTTCGGATATGATTTCTTGTTATTTCCTTGTGTATTTACAAAAAATACAAAACAattcatataatattaattaacagCATTCCCATTTATGTATATTTCATCCTTATCGCTTTGAAAATAGTTACAAAAAATACACTGCTCTAAGAAAAAAGTTGTTGCACCAAAATTTGTCTATAAATACATTTATTGACtttcaaattttgattttcattttcttataaaacaaaaactttatttattcattaatttattaattaattatgttcacATTTTTTAAATCTCCCGACCACTATTATGGGACACATGAAATGGAGTAACCTTATCTGCTTTTGCCAGAAGATTTGATTGGGTAAGAGTGTTGGTATACAATTTCTAGTTAGTTTCTTGTATATTAACAATAAAAAGGTCCTGTAATGTTAATTAATAGTGTTCGCATTTATGTATTTTTCTTCCTTATCATTTTTAAAAtagttataaaaaatatattactaTAAGAAGACAGTTGCTAGACCGAATTTTGTCTATgaattcatttatttactttcaaaTTAAGGTATTCATTTTCTTATAAAAACAAaaacattatttatttatttatttattaatagtgTTCACATTTATCAAATTCTACCAACCGCAGTTATGGGATACGTGAAGTGGGGCAATCTCATCTAGTTTTGCAAGAAGATTTGATTGGATAAGAGTGTTAATATACGATTTCAAGTTAGTTTATTGtatattgacaaaaaaaaagtCCTGTAGTAATCCATTTATGTATTTGTCTTCATTGTCGTTTTCAAAATAGTTATAAAAAATACATTGCTAAAAGAAGACAGTTGCTAGACCAAAATTTCTCCCTGAATACATTTATTTACTTTCAAATTTAGTTATTCACTTTTTTATAAGACAAATTTATTCattgatttattaattaatagggTTCACATTTACCAAATTCTCTCGACCACTATTATTGGATACATGAAGTGGAGCAACCTCATTAGGTTTTTCAAGAATATTTGATTGGATAAAACTATTAATACATGATTTCTACTTGCTTTATTGTAAGTttacaataaaattttttttaatgtaatatTAACTAATAGTGctgctattttttttatttttctttcttctcattTTGAACATAGTTACAAAAAATATGCTGCTACAAGAAGACAGTTGTTAGACCTAAAATTGTTTATGAATGCATTTATTTAGTTTCATATTTAGGTATTCAtttcttataaaataaaaaattatttattcatttctttattaattaatagtgTTCATATTTATCAAATTCTCCCGACCTATTATGATATATATGAAGTGGGGCAACCTCATTTGATTTTGCAAGAAGATTTGATTGGATATGAGTGTTGgcatatgatttctcatttgtttCTTATGTATTTACAAAAGCAAAAAATGGTCCTGTAACATTAATTAATAGGGATCCCATTTTTGTTTTTTTCTTCCTTGTCATTTTGAAAATAGTTATAAAAAATACACTGCTACAAGAAGACAATCACTAGAGCAAAATTTGTCTATGAACACTTTTATTTACTTTCAAATTTAGGCATTAATTTTCTTATAGAAAAATTATTTATCCACTTTTTTATTAGCTAATAATCTTCACACTTATCTAATTCTCCACACCACTATTATGGTGTGCATAAAGTGAAGTAGCCTCGTCTTGTTTTGCAAGAAGATTTGTTTGGATAAGAGTGTTCAGATATAATTTCAAGTTATTTTATTGtatatttacaaaaaaaaaatagtgctataatattaattaatagtaTTCCCATTTATGTATTTTTCGTCCTTGTCGCTTAGAAAATAGTTACAAAAAATATACTGCTATAAGAAGAAAGTTGCTAGACCAAAATTTGTCTTTAAATACATTCATTTACTTTCAAATTTTGGTTTTCATTTTCTTATAAAACAAaaacattatttatttattaatttatttattaattttgtttacATTTATTAAATCTCCCAACCACTATTATAGGGCACATGAATTGGAGTAACCTTATTtggttttgccataagatttgattGGATAAGAGTGTTGGTACATGATTTCTAGTtagtttattatatatttaaaaaaaaagtagtTATGTACTATTAATTAATAGTGTTCCCAAATTTGTCCTTTTTTTTCCTCgttgttttgaaaataatttcaaGAAATGCACTACCACCAGAAGATAGTTGCTAGACTAAAATTTGTCTAtgaattcatttatttaatttcaaatttaggTATTCAATTCCTTAAAAAACAAAAACACTATTTGCTCATTTATTtatcttttcatttattaataatgTTCACATTTATCAAATTTTCCTGAACGTTGTTATGGGATACATGAGGTGGAGCAACTCATTTGGTTTTGCAAGAAGACTTGATTGGATAAGAGTGTTAGCATATGATTTCTAGTTGCTTTCTTGTAtgtttacaataaaaaaaatagtcatataatattaattaatagtgttcctattttttgtatttttctttcttgtttttTTGAAAATAGTTTG
Proteins encoded:
- the LOC110666308 gene encoding glycine-rich cell wall structural protein-like, yielding MMDNEGVKGAIGGGAIGGGATGGGATGGGATGGGATGGSATGGAATGGAAIGGGATGGGAIGGGATGGGATGGGATGGGTTGGGATGGAATGGGATGGGATGGGATGGGATGGGATGGGATGGGATGGGAKGGGAIGGGATGGGATGGGAIGGGATGGGATGGGATGGGATGGEATGGGATGGGATGGGATGGGATGGSATGGGATSGGATGGGATGGGATGGGATGGGATGGSATGGGATGGGATSGGATGGGATGGGATGGGATGGGAAGGKATGGGAIGGGATGGGATGGGATGGGATGGGATGGGATGGGATGGGATGGSATGGGATGGGAIGGGATGGGATGGGATGGGATGGGATGGGATGGGATGGGATGGYKCHFPMSLSKQSRN